From the genome of Papaver somniferum cultivar HN1 chromosome 2, ASM357369v1, whole genome shotgun sequence, one region includes:
- the LOC113348654 gene encoding tRNA (guanine(37)-N1)-methyltransferase 1-like, with the protein MATKLVLQSHPLPVFLFSANHFLRKQSPHNSSLFTSFSTVSSPQTLTLTHHIIYGPSLHKGTNPSQSSAQVVDEDEREVINKESFSRVFELSALRVPAEECFALENRLRGHLLNWPRVRNIARVPGDEMEDEFKKILPEKNDTGEDEEEKKILDSLDRRLYGKADDDGEELSPVLYRDNIMKSFNSRGYVNFRNVAKISRPKKKNSNKRRDEGEGSDREKRIGKNDFAVVEVVGNENDDFSGLLGEDFKGGRWRGSTRLLLLDENLANKNVEELPEAVKAVITGELAQSRKTIPELVQCKLTLFYNYWQMNEILEALLPRGAIVPSAFETIGHIAHLNLRDEHLPCKKLIAQVVLDKNKPKIQTVVNKVESIQNEYRTMQLEVLAGNNSLVATVTENGIRFHVDLAAVYWNSKLATERQRLVNRFTSSDIVCDVFSGVGPIALAAAKKVKLVYANDLNPAAVEYLERNCVLNKLERKIKVSNMDGRRFIVAMFNSHKAKSITQVVMNLPNDAVEYLDVFRGIFIERPKEMISPMPMIHVYGFSNASDPEFDFHQRIRISLKEVAVEVEIHRVRHVAPGKWMLCASFVLPEIVAFASLS; encoded by the exons ATGGCTACGAAATTAGTTCTTCAATCTCATCCTCTTCCTGTTTTCCTTTTTTCTGCAAATCATTTCCTTCGAAAGCAATCGCCACATAACTCATCACTTTTCACTTCATTCTCCACAGTTTCTTCACCTcaaaccctaaccctaactcaTCATATCATTTATGGTCCATCTCTTCACAAAGGTACAAATCCATCTCAATCCTCTGCTCAGGTTGTCGATGAAGATGAAAGAGAAGTAATCAATAAGGAGAGTTTCTCCCGTGTTTTTGAGCTATCCGCCCTAAGAGTTCCTGCAGAAGAATGTTTTGCCCTAGAAAATCGATTGAGAGGACATTTATTGAATTGGCCTCGCGTTCGTAATATTGCTAGGGTTCCTGGGGATGAAATGGAGGATGAATTCAAGAAGATATTACCAGAGAAAAATGACACAGGCGAAGATGAGGAAGAGAAAAAGATATTAGATTCATTAGATCGCCGTTTATATGGTAAAGCTGATGATGATGGTGAGGAATTGAGTCCAGTTCTGTATAGAGATAACATCATGAAGTCGTTCAATTCTCGTGGTTATGTCAATTTCAGGAATGTTGCCAAGATTTCAAGACCAAAGAAGAAGAACAGTAATAAGAGGAGAGATGAGGGAGAAGGTTCTGATAGGGAGAAGAGAATTGGTAAGAATGATTTTGCAGTGGTAGAAGTTGTTGGAAATGAGAATGATGATTTTAGTGGATTGCTTGGTGAGGATTTTAAGGGGGGAAGATGGAGAGGCTCAACAAGATTGCTGCTGTTGGATGAAAACCTTGCTAACAAAAATGTTGAAGAGCTCCCTGAAGCCGTCAAG GCCGTGATAACAGGAGAACTCGCACAAAGCAGGAAAACAATACCTGAGCTTGTACAGTGCAAGCTGACATTGTTTTATAATTATTGGCAAATGAACGAG ATATTAGAGGCCTTGCTTCCTAGAGGTGCAATTGTTCCTTCAGCTTTTGAGACAATTGGACATATTGCTCACCTGAACTTGAGAGATGAGCACCTTCCTTGCAAGAAACTTATTGCGCAG GTAGTGTTGGATAAAAATAAGCCAAAAATACAAACAGTTGTTAATAAGGTTGAAAGCATTCAAAACGAGTACAGAACAATGCAGCTCGAAGTTCTCGCTGGAAATAATTCCCTTGTAGCTACTGTCACGGAGAACGGAATTCGTTTTCACGTAGATTTAGCAGCAGT ATATTGGAATTCAAAGCTAGCCACTGAAAGACAAAGGCTGGTTAACCGCTTTACTAGCAGTGATATTGTTT GTGATGTTTTCTCTGGTGTCGGTCCAATAGCTTTAGCTGCGGCAAAGAAAGTAAAACTTGTCTATGCTAATGATTTAAACCCTGCTGCTGTGGAATATCTAGAAAGAAATTGTGTTCTCAACAAACTTGAGAGAAAGATTAAG GTTTCTAACATGGACGGTAGGAGGTTCATCGTTGCAATGTTTAACAGCCATAAAGCGAAATCTATCACACAAGTAGTTATGAATTTGCCGAATGATGCAGTGGAGTATCTTG ATGTATTTAGGGGGATATTCATAGAGCGACCTAAGGAGATGATTTCACCAATGCCCATGATCCATGTATATGGATTCTCCAATGCATCAGATCCTGAGTTTGACTTTCACCAG AGGATTAGGATCTCGCTGAAGGAGGTTGCAGTTGAGGTAGAAATACATAGGGTCCGGCATGTTGCACCCGGGAAATGGATGTTGTGTGCTTCATTTGTTCTCCCAGAGATTGTAGCATTTGCAAGTCTAAGTTAA
- the LOC113348653 gene encoding E3 ubiquitin-protein ligase CSU1-like → MPQRHSKNNNDLAFFTYDEKKKLGYGTQRERLGKDSIKPFDSCCLCLKPFIDPLCCQKGHVFCKECILECLLSQKKDIQRKLAAHATQQKQEKEEDEEKMQLQKAREIDAFDQQNHGAVPQYSDKNFNRDKSGFHGANSVKVTSYEEEALRDMKAFWLPSATPEAPVKVDAPSTCTVCPEGKEKLKLKTLFPVHFTEEKNKEKKSHALDNTYVCPSCKVTLTNTLTLVALNTCGHVFCSKCADRFMAVDKVCLSCNKGCKEKNLVRLGKGGTGFAGHDDNLQATDFKHLGSGSGLGLVRPAMKT, encoded by the exons ATGCCTCAGCGACATTCGAAGAACAACAATGATCTTGCTTTCTTCACATATGATGAGAAGAAAAAGCTCGGATATGGAACCCAGAGAGAAAGACTTGGAAAGGATTCAATAAAGCCCTTTGATTCCTGTTGCCTTTGCTTGAAGCCTTTCATTGATCCTCTTTGTTGCCAAAAAGGTCATGTATTTTGCAAAGAGTGTATCCTCGAGTGCTTATTGTCTCAAAAGAAAGACATTCAAAG GAAGCTGGCTGCCCATGCTACTCAACAGAAGCAAGAGAAAGAAGAGGACGAGGAGAAGATGCAGCTGCAGAAAGCAAGGGAGATTGATGCTTTTGATCAGCAAAATCACGGCGCAGTTCCTCAGTACAGTGACAAAAACTTCAATCGAGACAAGAGTGGCTTCCATGGGGCAAATAGTGTAAAAGTGACATCATATGAAGAAGAAGCACTTCGCGACATGAAAGCCTTTTGGCTACCCTCTGCAACACCTGAAGCTCCTGTTAAAGTGGATGCACCCTCCACCTGTACTGTGTGTCCAGAAGGCAAAGAGAAGCTTAAGTTGAAAACCCTTTTTCCCGTCCATTTTACTGAAGAGAAAAATAAGGAAAAGAAATCCCATGCACTGGATAATACATATGTCTGCCCTAGTTGCAAAGTTACGCTAACTAATACATTGACACTTGTGGCCCTCAACACATGTGGGCATGTGTTTTGCAGTAAGTGTGCAGATAGATTTATGGCTGTTGACAAAGTCTGTTTGTCTTGTAACAAGGGATGCAAGGAGAAGAATCTGGtgcgactagggaaaggaggaaCTGGGTTTGCTGGACATGATGATAATTTGCAAGCTACTGATTTTAAGCATTTGGGCAGTGGTTCTGGCTTAGGGCTGGTTAGACCCGCAATGAAAACATGA